Part of the Strigops habroptila isolate Jane chromosome 22, bStrHab1.2.pri, whole genome shotgun sequence genome, CACCAGCCTCTCGTGTCACAGCCCTCAACGTCCAGCTGAGGAATCGAGTCCCTGCGGAAAGGGCTTGAGGAGGACCACGCTCATGGGCACGTGGCCAAGGAAGCTGGGGGAATCCTGGttcccttcctgccctcctgcctctccGTGCATGTCACCCTCTCACTCATGACCCTTCTGCCGCATCTCACTGCTCCCCTAAGACGTCAGTGCTGAGCTCCCAGCATATGGGTCTCCTCTGACACAGCAATTGCAGCTCCCACTCTTTGCATTGCTGTTGATTATTGAGCCCCAGTCACAGCCTGAGAAGCAAGCTCATGGAGGTGGCCAAGGTTTAGGGATGCTTCTGAAGTGTTGCCCCAAAAGGGTACTGGAATGTATTGGGCCTTTGGAAGTCATTCCAAGCATGCGGAATGGCTTCTCCCCTTGCCCAAGCTCCCCGTGCATCTGTTAACCACCTTGTAAAAGAGAGGTAATGACAGGCGTGAATGCTGTGCCCAGGATTGCAAAGCCCTTCTGCAAGGTGCTCAGGATTCCAGCACATGAGCAAAGCGGCAGGATTAGGGACTGATTGGGGTTTACTGGTGCCATGAGGTCAGCTACAGCATCGCCTTGTCTTTCATATCATTGCGTGTCATGATCCGTCCCTCCCATTCCGTTTTTGCTCTCCAGAACACGTTTGCTCGCTACTCTCCCCAATGAGGACGGATTCACTTTGTTTCATGAGGCGTCACGGCTTGGTTTCATCATTAGCTGGGGCTTCTGTCGCTGACCCTGGCCACTGCCCCAGGCAGTGTGGGACATGTATAAAAGAGCTGAGGGCTTCACAGCTCCCTATCCAGCTTCTTCCACTTGACTCTCCTGATCACTGCGGTAAGTGCCAGACTTGCGTCTTTCGCTTCTTCTTCAGCTGTGTGTCTTTGTCAACAtctctttgctgtcttctcCATCACCTCTCATGAGAATAGATAGGATGTGAAGGTGCTCTTTTAGAGGCAGGGAAACGCTTGAATTTTAATGTTGCAAGTAAGATGCATAGAGAATACCAATGCACTCAAGTCCCTTGGCAGGTCAGTGATTTCTTATTTGCGTTTGATCTGcggggtcttttttttttcctcggGTCCAGTCAGGCACAAGGAGCATGGAGGAGAGCAAGGCGTTTACAGCAGCATGTCAACTGTGGAACAGGTTTCTTGCTCTGACCACCTCAGATGATCCAGGGAATGTCCTGGAGCAGAGTTTCCAAGTGCAGGAGAGTGAGGAGGGATTTGGCGTCATGCCTTGAACTTCACCGTAACTCTGTCTTGTCCTGCAGCTTGACTTCCCGAAGAGAAGaatgtcctgctccagcctgagTGTCCCTTCCTGTGGGGTGGCCACCCCGTACCCGCTGGCTGACACCACCAACGAGCCCTGTGTGCGTCAGTGCCAGAGCTCCACGGTGGTGATCCAGCCCCCGGCTTCGGTGGTCACCTTCCCCGgacccatcctcagctccttcccgcAGCACAGCGTTGTGGGCTCAGCGGGAGTCCCCGCCATTGCCGGGGGCTACGGCGGCAGTTTTGGAGGCTATGGTGGTTTTGGAGGCTATGGAGGCTACGGGGGCTACGGAGGCCTTGGTGGCTATTGGGGCTATGGAGGCCTTGGTGGCTACGGGGGCTATGGAGGCTACGGTAGCTGTGGAGGCTATGGAGGCCTTGGGGGCTATGGAGGCTTTGGTGGCTACAGAGGCTTTGGTGGCTGGGGATATGGTGGCTGGGGCCGAGGCCTCAGGTCCTTCGGTGGCTGGTGTGGCAGCTGCTGAGCCTCACGTAGGTCTGGCCACAGGCGACAGAGAGCTCCAGGAAAGCCCCTGGCACATCCCAGCATGATGATGTCTGAAGGAAGAACATCCCTTCAGCACTGCTGGAATCCAGAGGCTGGACGCCTCTTGCCCTTTCGAGCccatctctgccttcctcctgccctgctaAATCATCCCTTCAAGACTTGTTGCCCCCTGATGACAGAGACCCACACTGGGTGCCTGCGCCTGCAGCATGGTGGATGCTCTTGTTAGCTCTGCCCACTGCCAGCAGAGGTGGGCTGGCCCTGGTCGGGGCCCTGCTCTTgtcccagctccttctcccctccttaAACTGCAATAAAAGCTGTGTTGCATCACAGTGTTGAcccttggttttatttgttttttcctccatacACAATATCCCAAGTGGCAGTGTGGGTTTCCACGAGTGTCCCAGACAGCTCCCACTCATGGCCTTCTGATGGAGACCTTTGGAGGGTGCCtggcttcctcctgctttccctcAGAAATCACATCTTGCTACGGGAGGGCTGTCCAGAGCAGGGACCATGCTCACCTGGAGGGACCACAGCTtatccttctttccctccctgccttcacCCCTCCTTAAGCTCCTGCACTGTGCAGCCCAAGAAGAACTGTTGGGACCAGCAGTGTGTTTGCTGCCCACTCTGGCCATTCCcaggggctgcctgcagccccgTCTCTCCTGGGATTTCATGCCAACGGAGCCATCTCAACGGCAAAGGTCCAGCTCAGAGTCACTTGGGAGAATACAGGCCAAAAATAGAGAGTGTCACCAATTGCCAGCACCTTCCCAAATGCTTTGCCTCCATGCCTCCACATTCCTCCAACCTTGCACCACGTTCTCCTCCAGTGTTTCCTCCATCTTCTAATGCTTCTTGGAACAATTTTGGTCCCATCTgcccctcactgctgctgcagtttctctttccGGCCATTCCCTGTGTCACCCACACTCAGTCCACAGACACACGTCTGCCCAGGAACACTGTGAGAGCTTCCCAGAGTCCCATcctctggaagaaaatgtgctGGGCGTTATCCTGCCCTTCCTCACACACCAGCCCATCATGTAGACCACACCTCCTAAAGcatccagccacagcagccatgACAGGATCACCAAAACCCCCCTCCAGCATGATGCTCCTCAACACAGGGAACGCCACGAGAGCCAGAACAGAGCAGATGGCTGACAAGAGTTCATGGGAATCTGGGTAGATATGGGGGTGGATGAAGCCTCTTTCCTGGGCTCCCCAGCAACGGCTAAAGAGCTGCCACGCTGCACTTCCTGATGGCTTTGGCCGGAACTCTCTGCGCAAGACCACTGTGTAGTGCTGGGATCACACTCTGAGAAGCTACCTGGGGAAAGGAGGGACCTCGGCAGTGTTGGTTGTGCAACCTGCCGCTCAAAGAGCTTTATGGTTCATATGACCTGCATATCCATGGACAAACCATGGCTCTGAGAGGAAACTTGGGGAGACTTGGCTGTGTCTATCGCACCCTTTCTGATTAGTCCCCACCACTGACTGGGCATGGGGCACGGTCAGCATGTGGCAGCAGCCCTGTACATGCCATGTTTTGTTAATCTCCATTTCCCTGGACCTCCCAATGTGACCAATACCAAGCCAACAAAAGAAGGCAATGGCAGCatgctggttttgcagaagATTTGGAATATCTTCTGCATAATCCTATGACGCTTTTGCGTATTCCAAGCTGCCTTTGGGAAGAATTGTGTTTCCTGCTGGAGGGACACGTAAGGAAGCTCAGTGCGATGTCCTCTACGACACCGAGTCTGAAGGTCATCAGTAGTTGGAACTCATGGAGCAACAGTCTACGTGCTACCGTGCACGTAGAGCACTACGTCTACAGAGCACTCTACGGGCACTACCGTGGGAGATTGAAGCAGCGCATACGAACGTGCTCAGAGGTTTGAGGCAAgtggcaaagaagaaagaatcagaaaaaaggaagggtCAACATTGCGATGCAGCACAACTTTTATTGGAATTTAAGGGGGAGAAGCTGGGACTAGTGCAGAGCCCACGCCAAGGCCAGCCCAAGTCTTATGGCTGCGGGCACAGCTACAAAGAGCGTCAACCCTACCACAAGAGAAGGCACCCAGATTGGGTCTCTATTATCAGGGGCAAAAAAAGTGTCAGGGATGCTGAAGCAGGGCAGGCGGAAGGAAGTGTTGGCCCACAAGCAGGCACGAGACGCCCATGCACTGGATCCCAGCAGCGCTGAAGGGATGTTCTTCCTTTGGGCATCATCATGCTGGGATGTGCCAGGGGTTTTCCTGGAGCTCTCTGTTGTCTGAGGCCGGACCCAGGTGGGGCTTagcagctcccacagctggCACCGAAGGACACAAGGCCTCGGCCCCAGCCTCCATATCCGAAGCCCCCATAGCCTCCGTAGCCACCAAAGCCTCCGTAGCCACCACAGCTACCATAGCCTCCAAAGCCTCCAAAGCCACCAAGGCCTCCATAGCCTCCACAGCTACCATAGCCCCCAAAGCCTCCATAGCCACCAAGGCGTCCATAGCCTCCATAGCTACCATAGCCtccatagcccccatagcctCCAAAACTGCCGCCGTAGCCCCCGGCAATGGCGGGGACTCCCGCTGAGCCCACAACGctgtgctgggggaaggagctgaggatgggtcCGGGGAAGGTGACCACGGAAGCCGGGGGCTGGATCACCACTGTGGAGCTCTGGCACTGACGCACGCAGGGCTCGTTGGTGGTGTCAGCCAGCGGGTATGGGGTGGCCACCCCACATGAAGGGGCacacaggctggagcaggacatcTTTCAGGCGGTCACGGAGTCCTGGAAAATGCACCAGGGATTAGGCAAGGGTGAGGGCAAGAAACTCTATcaagggaggcagggagagatcTGTAAGGGGCTCCCAAGAGCTGCACTTACACGTTTGATCAGGAGAGTCAAGTGCAGGAGTCTGGATAGAGGCTGCGAAGCCTTCAGCTCTTTTATACATGTCCCAGAGTGCCCGGGGCATCAGTCAGGGGGCGGGAGCAGAATGCCCAAGGACTCATGGAACCCAGTGGATAAACTTCACTATACACTTAATTAGATGAGAAACTCTTGTCCCTATTTATTGGGGTCAGTGGTACATGAACGTGTCCTAGAGTACCTATGGGGAATGGGATATGGCACGGCGCATTCCACGATATACAAGGTGCTGCTTTAGCTGACTTTGCAGCACCGATAAACACGCATGTGTCATTAATCCCCCACTTTGCCTATGTGGAAGAGGCACAGGCATCTGTCAGAAGATTGCTGTGCTCAACTGTGCCGCCCTCAGCAGCGGTCCCGTTGCTGAgtgagccagcagtgcccagcGTGCCTGTGCCTGTGGGGAGCGTGGCCACGTGAACCCTGGCTCTCTGTGGGTGCTCACCAGCCTCTCGTGTCACAGCCCTCAATGTCCAGCTGAGGAATCGAGTCCCTGCGGAAAGGGCTTGAGGAGGGCCACGCTCATGGGCACGTGGCCAAGGAAGCTGGGGGAATCCTGGttcccttcctgccctcctgcctctccGTGCATGTCACCCTCTCACTCATGACCCTTCTGCCGCATCTCACTGCTCCCCTAAGACGTCAGTGCTGAGCTCCCAGCATATGGGTCTCCTCTGACACAGCAATTGCAGCTCCCACTCTTTGCATTGCTGTTGATTATTGAGCCCCAGTCACAGCCTGAGAAGCAAGCTCATGGAGGTGGCCAAGGTTTAGGGATGCTTCTGAAGTGTTGCCCCAAAAGGGTACTGGAATGTATTGGGCCTTTGGAAGTCATTCCAAGCATGCGGAATGGCTTCTCCCCTTGCCCAAGCTCCCCGTGCATCTGTTAACCACCTTGTAAAAGAGAGGTAATGACAGGCGTGAATGCTGTGCCCAGGATTGCAAAGCCCTTCTGCAAGGTGCTCAGGATTCCAGCACATGAGCAAAGCGGCAGGATTAGGGACTGATTGGGGTTTACTGGTGCCATGAGGTCAGCTACAGCATCGCCTTGTCTTTCATATCATTGCGTGTCATGATCCGTCCCTCCCATTCCGTTTTTGCTCTCCAGAACACGTTTGCTCGCTACTGTCCCCAATGAGGACGGATTCACTTTGTTTCATGAGGCGTCACGGCTTGGTTTCATCATTAGCTGGGGCTTCTGTCGCTGACCCTGGCCACTGCCCCAGGCAGTGTGGGACATGTATAAAAGAGCTGAGGGCTTCACAGCTCCCTATCCAGCTTCTTCCACTTGACTCTCCTGATCACTGCGGTAAGTGCCAGACTTACGTCTTTCGCTTCTTCTTCAGCTGTGTGTCTTTGTCAACAtctctttgctgtcttctcCATCACCTCTCATGAGAATAGATAGGATGTGAAGGTGCTCTTTTAGAGGCAGGGAAACGCTTGAATTTTAATGTTGCAAGTAAGATGCATAGAGAATACCAATGCACTCAAGTCCCTTGGCAGGTCAGTGATTTCTTATTTGCGTTTGATCTGcggggtcttttttttttcctcggGTCCAGTCAGGCACAAGGAGCATGGAGGAGAGCAAGGCGTTTACAGCAGCATGTCAACTGTGGAACAGGTTTCTTGCTCTGACCACCTCAGATGATCCAGGGAATGTCCTGGAGCAGAGTTTCCAAGTGCAGGAGAGTGAGGAGGGATTTGGCGTCATGCCTTGAACTTCACCGTAACTCTGTCTTGTCCTGCAGCTTGACTTCCCGAAGAGAAGaatgtcctgctccagcctgagTGTCCCTTCCTGTGGGGTGGCCACCCCGTACCCGCTGGCTGACACCACCAACGAGCCCTGTGTGCGTCAGTGCCAGAGCTCCTCGGTGGTGATCCAGCCCCCGGCTTCGGTGGTCACCTTCCCCGgacccatcctcagctccttcccccagcacagCGTTGTGGGCTCAGCGGGAGTCCCCGCCATTGCCGGGGGCTACGGCGGCAGTTTTGGAGGCTATGGTGGTTTTGGAGGCTATGGAGGCTACGGGGGCTACGGAGGCCTTGGTGGCTATTGGGGCTATGGAGGCCTTGGTGGCTACGGGGGCTATGGAGGCTACGGTAGCTGTGGAGGCTATGGAGGCCTTGGGGGCTATGGAGGCTTTGGTGGCTATGGAGGCTTTGGCGGCTGGGGATATGGTGGCTGGGGTCGAGGCCTCAGGTCCTTCGGTGGCTGGTGTGGCAGCTGCTGAGCCTCACGTAGGTCTGGCCACAGGCGACAGAGAGCTCCAGGAAAGCCCCTAGCACATCCCAGCATGATGATGTCTGAAGGAAGAACATCCCTTCAGCACTGCTGGAATCCAGAGGCTGGATGCCTCTTGCCCTTTCGAGCccatctctgccttcctcctgccctgctaAATCATCCCTTCAAGACTTGTTGCCCCCTGATGACAGAGACCCACACTGGGTGCCTGCGCCTGCAGCATGGTGGATGCTCTTGTTAGCTCTGCCCACTGCCAGCAGAGGTGGGCTGGCCCTGGTGGGGGCCCTGCTCTTgtcccagctccttctcccctccttaAACTGCAATAAAAGCTGTGTTGCATCACAGTGTTGAcccttggttttatttgttttttcctccatacACAATATCCCAAGTGGCAGTGTGGGTTTCCACGAGTGTCCCAGACAGCTCCCACTCATGGCCTTCTGATGGAGACCTTTGGAGGGTGCCtggcttcctcctgctttccctcAGAAATCACATCTTGCTACGGGAGGGCTGTCCAGAGCAGGGACCATGCTCACCTGGAGGGACCACAGTTtatccttctttccctccctgccttcacCCCTCCTTAAGCTCCTGCACTGTGCAGCCCAAGAAGAACTGTTGGGACCAGCAGTGTGTTTGCTGCCCACTCTGGCCATTCCcaggggctgcctgcagccccgTCTCTCCTGGGATTGTCATGCCAACGGAGCCATCTCAACAGCAAAGGTCCAGCTCAGAGTCACTTGGGAGAATACAGGCCAAAAATAGAGAGTGTCACCAATTGCCAGCACCTTCCCAAATGCTTTGCCTCCATCGCCTCCACATTCCTCCAACCTTGCACCACGTTCTCCTCCAGTGTTTCCTCCATCTTCTAATGCTTCTTGGAACAATTTTGGTCCCATCTgcccctcactgctgctgcagtttctctttccGGCCATTCCCTGTGTCACCCACACTCAGTCCACAGACACACGTCTGCCCAGGAACACTGTGAGAGCTTCCCAGAGTCCCATcctctggaagaaaatgtgctGGGCGTTATCCTGCCCTTCCTCACGCACCAGCCCATCATGTAGACCACACCTCCTAAAGcatccagccacagcagccatgACAGGATCACCAAAACCCCCCTCCAGCATGATGCTCCTCAACACAGGGAACGCCACGAGAGCCAGAACAGAGCAGATGGCTGACAAGAGTTCATGGGAATCTGGGTAGATATGGGGGTGGATGAAGCCTCTTTCCTGGGCTCCCCAGCAACGGCTAAAGAGCTGCCACGCTGCACTTCCTGATGGCTTTGGCCGGAACTCTCTGCGCAAGACCACTGTGTAGTGCTGGGATCACACTCTGAGAAGCTACCTGGGGAAAGGAGGGACCTCGGCAGTGTTGGTTGTGCAACCTGCCGCCCAAAGAGCTTTATGGTTCATATGACCTGCATATCCATGGACAAACCATGGCTCTGAGAGGAAACTTGGGGAGACTTGGCTGTGTCTATCGCACCCTTTCTGATTAGTCCCCACCACTGACTGGGCATGGGGGCACGGTCAGCATGTGGCAGCAGCCCTGTACATGCCGTGTTTTGTTAATCTCCATTTCCCTGGACCTCCCAATGTGACCAATACCAAGCCAACAAAAGAAGGCAATGGCAGCatgctggttttgcagaagATTTGGAATATCTTCTGCATAATCCTATGACGCTTTTGCGTATTCCAAGTTGCCTTTGTGAAGGTATTGTGTTTCCTGCTGGAGGGACACGTAAGGAAGCTCAGTGCGATGTCCTCTACGACACCGAGTCTGAAGGTCATCAGTAGTTGGAACTCATGGAGCAACAGTCTACGTGCTACCAGGGCACTACTGTGGGAGATTCAAGCAGCACATACAAACGTGCTCAGTGGTTTGAGGCAAgtgacaaagaagaaagaatcagTAAAAAGGAAGGGTCGACATTGCGATGCAGCATAGCTTTTATTGGAATTTAAGGGGGAGAAGAAGCTGGGAGTAGTGCAGAGCGCGCTCCAATGCCAGCCCAAGTCTCATGGCTGTGGGCCTAGCTGCAAAGAGTGTCAACCCTATCTCAAGAGAAGGCACCCAGATTGGGTCTCTGTTATCAGGGGGTAAAAAAAAGTGTCAGGGATGCTGAAGCAGGGCAGGCGGAAGGAAGTGTTGGCCCACAAGCAGGCACGAGGCGTCCAAACTCTGGATCCCAGCAGCGCTGAAGGGATGTTCTTCCTTTGGGCATCATCATGCTGGGATGTGCCAGGGGTTTTTCTGGAGCTCTCTGTTGTCTGAGGCCTAACCCAGGTGGGGCTTagcagctcccacagctggCACCGAAGGACACAAGGCCTCGGCCCCAGCCTCCATATCCGAAGCCCCCATAGCCTCTGTAGCCACCAAAGCCTCTGTAGCCACCACAGTTACCATAGCCtccatagcccccatagccaCCAAGGCCTCCGTAGCCTCCACAGCTACCATCGCCCCCAAAGCCTCCATAGCCACCAAGGCGTTCATAGCCTCCATAGGTACCATAGTCCCCAAAGCGTCCATAGCCACCAAGGCCTCCATAGGCCCTATAGCCTCCATAGCCTCCAAATCTACCATAGCCTTCAAAACTGTTGCCATAGCACCCGGCAATGGCGGGGTCTGCTGCTGACCCCACCGcgctgtgctgtgggaaggagctgaggatgggtcCAGGGAAGGTGACCACCGAAGCCGGGGGCTGGATCACCACCGTGGAGCTCTGGCACCGATGCACGCAGGGCTTGTTGGTGGTGTCAGCCAGCGGGCACGGGGCGGCCACCCCGCAGGAAGGGGCacacaggctggagcaggacatcTTTCAGGCAGTCATGGAGTCCTGGAAAATGCACCAGAGGTTAGGCAAGGGTGAGGGCAAGAAACTCTATcaagggaggcagggagagatcTGTAAGGGGCTCCTAAGAGCTGCACTTACACGTTTGATCAGGAGAGTCAAGCGCAGGAATCCAGATAGAGGCTGCGAAGCCTTCTGCTCTTTTATACATGTCCCAGAGTTCCCGGGGCATCAGCTGGGGGGCAGGGGCAGAATGCCCAAGGACTCATGGAACCCAGTGGATAAACTTCACGATACACTTAAGTAGATTAGAAACTCTCGTCCCTCATTACTGGGTTCAGCGGCATGCGAACGTGCCCTGGAGTACCTATGGGGGATGGGATATGGCACCGCATATTCCATGATAGACAAGGTGCTGCTTAAGATGATTTTGCAGCACCGATAAGCACACATCTGTCATTAATCCCCCACTTTGGCTGTGTGGAAGAGGCACAGGCATCTCTCAGAAGGTTGCTGTGCCCAACTGTGCCGCCCTCAGCAGCAGTCCCGTTGCTGAGTGAGCCAGCATTTCCCAGAGTGCCTGTGCTTGCAGGGAACGTGGCCACGTGAACCCTGGCTCTCTGTGGGTGCTCACCAGCCTCTCGTGTCGCAGCCCTCAATGTCCAGCTGAGAAATCAAGTCCCTGCAGCAAGGGCTTGAGGAGGACCACGCTCACAGGCACGTGGCCAAGGAAGCTGGGGGAATCCTGGttcccttcctgccctcctgcaCCTCCGTGCATGTCACCCTCTCACACATGACCCTTCTGCCACATCTCGCTACTCCCCTAAGATGTCAGTGCTGAGCTCTCAGTGTGTGGGTCTTGCCTCTCTCACCAAATGCAGCTGGTACTTTTCCGTTGTTGTCGATGAGAATCGTCAGTCACAGCCTGAGAAGCAAGCTCATGGCGATGGCCAATGTTTAAGTATGCTCCTGACCTGATGCCCCACAAGTGCATTGGAAGATGGTACCCCTTTTTGACTTATGTCAATCATGTGGAATGTCTTCTCCCTACACCCAACCTCCCAATGCCTCTGTTTACCACCTTGTAAAAGAGAGGTAATGACAGGTGTGATGGCTGTGCGCAGGATTGCACAGCACTTCTGCAAAGTGCCCAAGACTCCAACACATAAGCAAAGTGGGGAGATTAGGGAGAGAGGAGGATTTACTGCTGCCATTGGGTGAGTAATAATAGAGCCATGTTCCACAGAATTATGTGTCACAGTTTATGCCTCCTATCAACTCTTTCTTAACACAAGATTTCCCCCAATTAAAATGCATATGATTGTCTCGCATTAATACTTGCGTCAGGAAGTTTGTATGCTTCTCTTCTTGATTACCTGTGGTTTCTGCAACCATATATGGGCAAGCTACATGGCAGTAATCATTTGAGAGATGTCTGTGACTCTTCCATGTAGGCAAACTTAGGGATTAGTGACAGATCCATGTTTATTGGCGCTGCAATGTCAGCTAAAGCAGCACTTTGTCTATCGTGGAATGCGCCATGCCATATCCCAACTCCCATATGTACTCCAGGGCACGTTTGCATACCACTGACTCCAAAAAAGAGTGACAAGACTTTCTTGTCTAATTAAGTGTATAGTGAAGTTTATCCACGGGGTTCCATTAGTCTTTGGGGATTCTGCCCCCGCCCCCTGGCCGACGCCCCGGGCAGTGTGGGACATGTATAAAAGAGCTGAAGGCTTCACAGCCTCTATCCAGATTCCTGCATTTGTCTCTCCTGAGCAAACGCATATGTGCAGGTCTTGGGAGCCCCTTACAgatctctccctgcctcccttgATAGAGTTTCTTGCCCTCACCCTTGCCTAATCCCTGGTGCATTTTCCAGGACTCCGTGACCACCTGAAAgatgtcctgctccagcctgtgtGCCCCTTCGTGTGGGGTGGCCGCCCCGCACCCACT contains:
- the LOC115602734 gene encoding claw keratin-like isoform X1, coding for MSCSSLSVPSCGVATPYPLADTTNEPCVRQCQSSSVVIQPPASVVTFPGPILSSFPQHSVVGSAGVPAIAGGYGGSFGGYGGFGGYGGYGGYGGLGGYWGYGGLGGYGGYGGYGSCGGYGGLGGYGGFGGYGGFGGWGYGGWGRGLRSFGGWCGSC
- the LOC115602736 gene encoding claw keratin-like, with translation MSCSSLSVPSCGVATPYPLADTTNEPCVRQCQSSTVVIQPPASVVTFPGPILSSFPQHSVVGSAGVPAIAGGYGGSFGGYGGFGGYGGYGGYGGLGGYWGYGGLGGYGGYGGYGSCFGGWGYGGWGRGLRSFGGWCGSC
- the LOC115602734 gene encoding claw keratin-like isoform X2 — encoded protein: MSCSSLSVPSCGVATPYPLADTTNEPCVRQCQSSSVVIQPPASVVTFPGPILSSFPQHSVVGSAGVPAIAGGYGGSFGGYGGFGGYGGYGGYGGLGGYWGYGGLGGYGGYGGYGSCFGGWGYGGWGRGLRSFGGWCGSC
- the LOC115602510 gene encoding claw keratin-like, with protein sequence MSCSSLCAPSCGVATPYPLADTTNEPCVRQCQSSTVVIQPPASVVTFPGPILSSFPQHSVVGSAGVPAIAGGYGGSFGGYGGYGGYGSYGGYGRLGGYGGFGGYGSCGGYGGLGGFGGFGGYGSCGGYGGFGGYGGYGGFGYGGWGRGLVSFGASCGSC
- the LOC115602511 gene encoding claw keratin-like, producing MSCSSLCAPSCGVAAPCPLADTTNKPCVHRCQSSTVVIQPPASVVTFPGPILSSFPQHSAVGSAADPAIAGCYGNSFEGYGRFGGYGGYRAYGGLGGYGRFGDYGTYGGYERLGGYGGFGGDGSCGGYGGLGGYGGYGGYGNCGGYRGFGGYRGYGGFGYGGWGRGLVSFGASCGSC